CGCTGGGGTGCACTCGGCGTTGCTGCGTTGTCGGCTGGCGGAGCCGCGTTGTGGTTCCTTGGCCTGCAGGTGTTCGCACTTGGCCATCTGTGCCCGTACTGCATGGTCGCTCACGTCGCCGGTTTGGTTCTGGCGGGAACGTTCCTCTACAGTCGTCCGTTGCAAACGCCGTCGCTTCGCTACTTGGGCACCGCCGCTGTCGCTGGGCTCGCAGCGATGATCACGCTGCAAATTTCGACCGAACCACCAGAAACATTTGAAGTGATTGAACACAGCGTTCAACCAGCCACTTTCGATGCTCCCGGATCAGTCGAAGCGTCCGAAACCTTCGCTGCCCCAGGCGTCTTCGAAGCACCAACCAGCGGTACATCCGCACAGGGAGAGAGCGTCGACGGTTTGTTCGCACCACCTGAATCAGTCAGCAAGACTCGTGAAGCAACAAAGATGATCGAACGAGTCGCCAACTTTGACTTCGCTCGTTTTGCGATGGCGATGGTGAACCCGGCTTCGTTGCTATCAGCTGAAGTAGAAGCTCCGCAAAGTGAAACACCGAAAACGGCGGAGATCTTGGGTGGCGTTCGCTTAGCGACCAAGGACTGGCCCCTCGTCGGAAAGCAGGATGCGGAGATGGTGTTTGTTGAGATGTTCGATTACACCTGCCCACACTGCCAACGCACGCACGAGTCACTCAAAGCGGCCGAAGAACACTTCGGCGATCGTCTGGCCGTCATCATGCTGCCGGTTCCTTTGGACGGACAATGCAACCCAGAAATCAAGAGCACTCACGCGTCACATCGTGAGGCTTGTGACCTAGCGAAATTGGCCGTTGCGGTTTGGATGGTCGACCGAGAAAAGTTTGGTGAGTTCCACGCTTACATGTTCGATTCAAAGCCAACCCACTCGCAAGCTCTATCGTACGCTTCGCAACTGGTCGACGAAGCGAAACTGAAGTCAACGCTAAACGGGTCGACTCCGACCGAATACATTCAAAAACACATCCAGCTCTATCAGCGAGCGGGCGCGGGCACGATTCCGAAGCTGCTGTTCCCGAAGACGACCACCGTTGGTGCGGTCGAATCTTCGCAGTCGATGATCCGTTTGATCGAGCAACATCTCTAAACTGTGGCATAGGCTTCCAGCCTGTGAGCGATCCCTAGGGTGCTCTTTGCAAATCACAGGATGGAATCCTAAGCCACCTTTCTCAGCCTGCAGCGTCGATACGCAGGGCGACTTCCGCGGTGCAAAGCGGAAGATCCGCCGTGACTTCTGATCGCAGTTCGATTTCGATCTGGTTCTGTCCCATCAACGGCTCAGGAATTTGCAACCGGATGGATTCGCGGTCGCTTTCTTTCGCGAGCCCGGCCAAGTCGCTTGAACCGATGACCTCGTCATTCAAACGCACCACGAACCATCGATTCGGTGCAGGGACCATCTCGATCGACACCTGATCGCCCTCTTCCAAGCCGGTGGGGCAATTGAAATGCCGGCGATAGATGGCATGATACTCGAACCGTGTTTCATCGCTTTGATTGTTGTTTGCCGAGATCTCGGGCGTCTCCGAAGCATCCGGAACATCCACTCGGTCTGCTTGATCAATCAGCTGACCGTCGCGAAAAACTTCGCGGGTCCAGGGGCGTCGCAATCGAATGCGGTGAGTCATCGAGATCCGGTTTCCATCGAGAATTGAATTGCCAGCCAACGACCGCCCTCGCACGTTTCATTTGACGGTCGCTTATGACGGCACCGAGTATTGTGGCTGGCAGGTCCAACCTGAACAGCGGTCGATCCAGTCGGAACTCGAACGCGTTATCCGACCGTTGGCTGGAAGCCCGGTCCGTGTGTTAGGCAGCGGTCGCACGGATGCCGGCGTGCACGCGATCGGCCAAGTCGGTCGTTGTGTGTTGCCGGTTTGGAACGCGGGCACGATTGCTCTCCAGCGGGCGATCAACAGCAAGTTGCCCGATGACATTCGGGTGAAAGCCGTTCGCGAAACTCGAGAGCGTTTTCATCCGATCGCCGATGCCACGGGAAAGCAGTATCAGTACTTGGTGCAAGTTGGTGGTAGTCGAGATCCATTCGCGAATCGGTTCGTCCATCGAGTCGGCGGACCGATCGACCACTCAGCGATGCAGATGGCTGCGACCAAGTTTGTGGGACGGCATGACTTCAAAGCGTTTCAAGGAACGGGCGCCGAGCGACCGTCGACGGTTCGAACCATTCATTCGGCCCGCTGGATCCCTCGATCCGCCGCCGGACCGACCGGCGCGGAATTGGAAGGCGAACACTGGTGCTTTGAAATCGATGGAGAAGGTTTTCTATACAACATGGTTCGCAACTTGATCGGCACCATGTTGGAAGTCGGCCGCGGACGCAAACCGGTGGAGTGGGTCGACGAAGTCCTGGAGAGCCGCGATCGCAAAATGGCCGGTCCCACAGCGCCGCCCCATGGCTTGTTCCTGTGCCGAGTGGACTACCCCGAGGAGGTGTTTCAGGTGGAAGAATCCGAGGCGATGGATTGATCGGAACACAATCGAATCAATGTTCATCAAAACTTCATCGTCAAAGGCGATAAACAGCGGGAATTGCAGCCGAAACGAAGGAAACTGTTCCTTCGCAAAACCGGGTGTCGATTGGTAAACTGATCCGACCGGTTCACCTCTCATTGATGCGATGTCCTTATGTCTGCCGAGAGCCCTCCCGCCTCTGCGCCCATCCTAGATGAAGAGTCCCGTGCACTTGTACGGCGATCCATCGCTGCCGGTGTGGTGACACTCGACGAGATCAAGACGGTCGTCGCATCGCTGATGACCGACGACACCAAGTTCACTCCCAAGCGTCTCGCCGATGGGATGCAGAACGCGGGCCTGCTGACGCGGTGGCAATCCAGCAAGCTCCTCGCCGGAAAGAGCAAAGGTTTCTTCCTCGGCGCTTACAAGCTGCTTCGGCCGCTCGGCAAAGGCGGCATGGGGATGGTTTACTTGGGTGAACACAATGTCATGAAACGTCAGATGGCGCTCAAGATATTGAATTCGGACGCCAGTCGCGATGAACGCCGGATCCAACGCTTTCAAGAAGAAGCACGAGCGTCCGCCCAACTCGATCACCCGAACATCGTTCGCGCCTACGACTTCAATCAGTCCAACGGCAAGCTCTACATTGTGATGGAGTACATCGACGGGATCGATTTGCACCAAGTCGTTGCCCGCGACGGTGTGATGTCGATCGCCGCGGCGGTTGATGCGATGTATCAGGCAACCGGCGGGCTATCTCACGCTCACGAACGCGGAATCATCCACCGTGATATCAAACCATCCAACCTGATGTTGCGATCCGATGGCGTGGTGAAGGTCAGCGACATGGGACTGGCTCGAATCGGTTGGTCCGAAAGCTCAGGCGAAAGCGGCAAACGCCGGCTGACTGGAACGGCCGACTTCGTTGCACCGGAACAAGCTCTCAACAGTCACAGCGTCGACGCCAGGGCGGACATCTACTCGCTCGGTTGCACGTTGTTTTTCTTGCTCACCGGACGACCGCCATTCAAAGGCGACACGGTGGCTCAGCGACTCGCGAAACATCAGACCGCTCCGATTCCAGACGTCCGAAAGCTGCGTCCCGATTGCCCAGCACCGCTGGCGAGCCTTCTGGTCCGGATGATGGCAAAGAAACCCGCCGATCGCCCGCCATCCGCCGTGGATTTGATTGGGCAATTCGATCGCATCCGCCGCACCGCTGGGCTGAAGCAAAAAAATCACCAGCCACTCGCGGCCATCGCGTCGACGTCGGACACGACCGAAGACGGACAACTGTACCAAGCGACGATGGAAGACCAGTCCGTCTTCAACGGGTCGGATGCCGATGAAACGCTGCACGACGCGGGCGAATTTGACTTCAGCACGTTGCCGGACATCGGCGTGGCGACCACACCGAGCGCGTTCCCTGGATCGGCCTCCGGGTTGTCGAGCACTCCGCCACCTCTCGCCGGCGCAGCATCCAAAACGAATTCGTCTTCCAACGCGAAATCCGAGCAGGGGCAAACGCTGATGCTGGGGATGGGATTGGCGATTGCCGTCATCGCCCTGATCACAGTGGTCGGCATGGCTGTCTACACGATCTCCAAACCAGAAGAATTGAAGGCCCCGAAAATCAAGGCGACCGAAAGCGGGAAAGAGATCGTCATCATCAACGGCGGTTGAAACCTCGGCAAATTCGACTCTCTTTGTTATGATTGGACCGCAGTAGCGGCGCGGCCAGAAAGGGTCGGACCGGACCTTCCTCTCCGATGCACGACCGATTGAAACTGGTGACCGAAACCTCCGCCCAACTGATCCTTGCAACCGGAAGCCGAGCCGGCATGGTCGCGGCAATTCACACCGGTTATTACATGATCGGTCGTGATCGCGTTTGCCAAATCCGACCGAAGAGCCGCTCGGTCAGCCGGAAACACTGCCTGCTGCATTGGGAAAAACCAGCCGATTCGGAACCCCGATTTCGAATCTTTGACCTGGATAGTTCCGCGGGAACTCGCGTCAACGGAACTCGCGTCCCGACGCGAACCTGGATCGAGCTGGTTGATGGCGCCGAGCTTCGATGCGGAAAGATCGCATTCGATCTAGTGATCGAAAACGGTGAGACCGCCGAGATCGAGCTTCATGGCGGCGGCCCTACCGAAGAGGCATCACGCGAAGACACGGTCGTGAACGAGACTCGTTTTGACACCGCTGCCGGGGTCGAAGACGACAAAGCCACGCTGCGCTTGAGCGAGCCAGAACCTGCTGCTCCCAAGAAACCTGCCGCATCTCCGGTCTCGTTGCTTCAAGGGGAAGCTTGGCAGGAAGTCGACATTGCCTCCTTCTTGGAAGCGGAGGACGATGTCGCTCGGGAAGCACGTTACGACGATATTCGCGCCAAAACATCCAACCCTGACGCGGCGGCATCTGATTCGGAGATCTTCGACAGCGACGAAGAATTTTTCGACGACGAAGCGGCGGAAGCTACCGATCAAACGCCATCAGGAAAGGGCGCCGGCGAACCGAAACGAAGCTTCGCTACGAAATCTTCGGGCAAGAGTGCACGTGCGGCCGGTTCAAACCTGCTCAGCCGAATCGATTGGGACAAGGCGAAGATCTACGCGGCGATCGCAATGACCGTCGCGGTTTTCATCTTCGGCGGATACCAAGTCAGGCAGTTTTGGCAGGGACCTGAGGTCCGGATCGTGGACGGAATCGACTGACGAAGCTCAAAGCGGATGCACTGATCGCAATTATACTGCTCCGCAACATGACCTCAGACCGATCCTCTACCGACTCTCCTTCGACGGGCGAATCCAGCATTCGCGGCGATCGGTCTGACACGACTTGCGAGAACGTGGCGACCGTTGGGTCCGCCGCGGGCAGCGGATGCTCGGCTGAGAGCGGCGAATCCGAAAGCTTTGGCTGCCCACCTTCCATCACGAATGCAGACGCTGGGCTATCGATCGCGGGAGAAGCCACACCTAGCCCAGCAATCAACGGTCAACAACCGTCCGCAGAAGCAACCGAAGTCTCGCCGCCACGCAGCAGATTCACCAAAGCGTTTTCGTTCGCCCAAACGGTCGGATTCGCGTTTGCGATTGTTGCACTGCAAATGGGCCAAGGCATCTTGCTGGCCCGATTGCTGGGACCGGTCGGTCGCGGTGAGTACGCGACGACCGTTTTGTACGTGCAGATGGCACTGTACATCGGGTTGTTTGGGGGACTGGAAGTCATCTGCCGCTACGCCGCGGATCGCACCGTCGAGACCATCAAACTCCGACGCGCCGCGATGTGGTTGGGCCTGACCACCGGAGCCATCACAACCGGATTGGTGGTGCTGTGCAATGTGATCGCGTTGCCAGACGAGAAAGCCTACCTGATGTCTTTGGGGTGCTTGTGTGCGTTCAGCATCATCGGTCAGCACGTGATGCTGATCATGACGGCGGTCGATCGCGGCGCGGGTGACTTCACCAAGTACAACCTCAGACGGTTCATCTCCGCTGCGGCGTTCCCCGCTCTGCTGTTGGTCGCTGCGATCGTGACCGACGTGACATTGAACCTGGCCTGCGTTTTGTTTGTCATCGCATCCGCGATCTCAATGGCCGCTTGCGTGGTTGGGCTGCCCAAGATTGCGACCGGGAAAAGCGAACCGCCGGTCAATCAGTTGCTCAAGGAGAGTCGTCCCTACGGCGTTTCCATGTTGGCAACGGATCTGTTCGAGCGATTGGATCTGCTGCTGGTGATGTGGTTGGTTCCACTGCTGACGCAAGGCTTCTATGCGGCGATGGTTCCGGTCGTCTATCCATTGACTGTGATCCCCAACACTCTGGGTATCTACCTTTTCAATACGGCGGCTGATCGCAGTAAACGCTTGCAGACATCCGATGTGCACCGAATCTTGGGTGGATCAATCGCGATTCAAACCGTTTCCACGATCGCGTTCATGATCGTGATCGGTCCATTGGTGCGACTGGTCTACGGCGAGGAGTTCGCACCCGCGATCGTGTTCGCGTGGTGGCTGGCGCCGGTGTCCGCGATCAAAGGCATCCTGCAAGGTCTGGACAGTTACGTGAAAGGACGAGGCAAACCGCTCGCTCCGATTCGATGCCGCATCGTCGCGGCCGTCGTCATGCTGAGCC
The sequence above is a segment of the Rhodopirellula bahusiensis genome. Coding sequences within it:
- a CDS encoding vitamin K epoxide reductase family protein translates to MATVDLHSSVNHLSHSPLNWRESAGGAVSRIRVSSWWLMLACSVIALGTSSYLAYSSFTQSPVAGCSGGSVFDCGHVLHSRWSKVATIPVSVPAILTHVSVIALLLFRPISLFWKRVRWGALGVAALSAGGAALWFLGLQVFALGHLCPYCMVAHVAGLVLAGTFLYSRPLQTPSLRYLGTAAVAGLAAMITLQISTEPPETFEVIEHSVQPATFDAPGSVEASETFAAPGVFEAPTSGTSAQGESVDGLFAPPESVSKTREATKMIERVANFDFARFAMAMVNPASLLSAEVEAPQSETPKTAEILGGVRLATKDWPLVGKQDAEMVFVEMFDYTCPHCQRTHESLKAAEEHFGDRLAVIMLPVPLDGQCNPEIKSTHASHREACDLAKLAVAVWMVDREKFGEFHAYMFDSKPTHSQALSYASQLVDEAKLKSTLNGSTPTEYIQKHIQLYQRAGAGTIPKLLFPKTTTVGAVESSQSMIRLIEQHL
- a CDS encoding serine/threonine protein kinase — encoded protein: MSAESPPASAPILDEESRALVRRSIAAGVVTLDEIKTVVASLMTDDTKFTPKRLADGMQNAGLLTRWQSSKLLAGKSKGFFLGAYKLLRPLGKGGMGMVYLGEHNVMKRQMALKILNSDASRDERRIQRFQEEARASAQLDHPNIVRAYDFNQSNGKLYIVMEYIDGIDLHQVVARDGVMSIAAAVDAMYQATGGLSHAHERGIIHRDIKPSNLMLRSDGVVKVSDMGLARIGWSESSGESGKRRLTGTADFVAPEQALNSHSVDARADIYSLGCTLFFLLTGRPPFKGDTVAQRLAKHQTAPIPDVRKLRPDCPAPLASLLVRMMAKKPADRPPSAVDLIGQFDRIRRTAGLKQKNHQPLAAIASTSDTTEDGQLYQATMEDQSVFNGSDADETLHDAGEFDFSTLPDIGVATTPSAFPGSASGLSSTPPPLAGAASKTNSSSNAKSEQGQTLMLGMGLAIAVIALITVVGMAVYTISKPEELKAPKIKATESGKEIVIINGG
- a CDS encoding FHA domain-containing protein — its product is MTETSAQLILATGSRAGMVAAIHTGYYMIGRDRVCQIRPKSRSVSRKHCLLHWEKPADSEPRFRIFDLDSSAGTRVNGTRVPTRTWIELVDGAELRCGKIAFDLVIENGETAEIELHGGGPTEEASREDTVVNETRFDTAAGVEDDKATLRLSEPEPAAPKKPAASPVSLLQGEAWQEVDIASFLEAEDDVAREARYDDIRAKTSNPDAAASDSEIFDSDEEFFDDEAAEATDQTPSGKGAGEPKRSFATKSSGKSARAAGSNLLSRIDWDKAKIYAAIAMTVAVFIFGGYQVRQFWQGPEVRIVDGID
- a CDS encoding lipopolysaccharide biosynthesis protein — translated: MTSDRSSTDSPSTGESSIRGDRSDTTCENVATVGSAAGSGCSAESGESESFGCPPSITNADAGLSIAGEATPSPAINGQQPSAEATEVSPPRSRFTKAFSFAQTVGFAFAIVALQMGQGILLARLLGPVGRGEYATTVLYVQMALYIGLFGGLEVICRYAADRTVETIKLRRAAMWLGLTTGAITTGLVVLCNVIALPDEKAYLMSLGCLCAFSIIGQHVMLIMTAVDRGAGDFTKYNLRRFISAAAFPALLLVAAIVTDVTLNLACVLFVIASAISMAACVVGLPKIATGKSEPPVNQLLKESRPYGVSMLATDLFERLDLLLVMWLVPLLTQGFYAAMVPVVYPLTVIPNTLGIYLFNTAADRSKRLQTSDVHRILGGSIAIQTVSTIAFMIVIGPLVRLVYGEEFAPAIVFAWWLAPVSAIKGILQGLDSYVKGRGKPLAPIRCRIVAAVVMLSLTAAFVGTYGAIAIAVAALVGQIICLVWLSAIVYADVREQNSMAN
- the truA gene encoding tRNA pseudouridine(38-40) synthase TruA gives rise to the protein MPANDRPRTFHLTVAYDGTEYCGWQVQPEQRSIQSELERVIRPLAGSPVRVLGSGRTDAGVHAIGQVGRCVLPVWNAGTIALQRAINSKLPDDIRVKAVRETRERFHPIADATGKQYQYLVQVGGSRDPFANRFVHRVGGPIDHSAMQMAATKFVGRHDFKAFQGTGAERPSTVRTIHSARWIPRSAAGPTGAELEGEHWCFEIDGEGFLYNMVRNLIGTMLEVGRGRKPVEWVDEVLESRDRKMAGPTAPPHGLFLCRVDYPEEVFQVEESEAMD